In Haloplanus rubicundus, one DNA window encodes the following:
- a CDS encoding cytochrome c oxidase subunit I: MFGLGTFSYDDEGYRNCSVTGLRIHRSAEDMVKLFGLTAIVALLIGGVFAIFVALTRWELVGLLAPADFYTFLSIHAWNLLIFWMIFMEIAVLYVGGPYILGRRLSLPRVAKAGYVLMLGGAVLINVAIWLTKQPNQAPLLTSYAPLPSSPWFYLGVVAFLTGALVAALPFLATIWHEKRANPDGTLPLVAFGAFITSIVAAEAIVGGLITYVPTLLWRVGVLAHIDAAWYRQMYWIVGHGSQQINLLAMISVWYFMTHVVGGAEVASEKVSRSAFVLYLFFINMGAAHHLMSDPGVSAAWRVWNTSYAAYGAVIASMIHAFAIPAGLEVGRRKRGEGGGTFGWLWSAPWKDPGFSATILSIILFGFLGGITGVMMGQMQLNMTWHNTLATVGHFHATVATGTTLAFMGLGYYVLRLVFGREWIARPVATIQPYLYGGAMGITSLMMMYLGILYGIPRRHPSVMDIPGTEFSFAAARPLFVIFGVMALVSILGGALFVVVAVGSLLGGDRYEGSLPVERPTAVADGGDHDDTAHHLLSMRGTFILTSIFLGVFVVMWALNWYLLSQLWQVG; this comes from the coding sequence ATGTTCGGACTCGGAACGTTCAGCTACGACGACGAGGGGTATCGGAACTGCTCGGTGACCGGGTTGCGGATCCACCGGTCCGCCGAGGACATGGTGAAACTGTTCGGCCTGACGGCCATCGTCGCGCTGTTGATCGGCGGGGTCTTCGCCATCTTCGTCGCCTTGACCCGGTGGGAACTCGTCGGCCTGCTGGCGCCCGCGGACTTCTACACCTTCCTCTCCATCCACGCGTGGAACCTGCTGATCTTCTGGATGATCTTCATGGAAATCGCCGTCCTCTACGTGGGCGGGCCGTACATCCTCGGCCGGCGGCTGTCGCTCCCGCGGGTGGCGAAGGCGGGGTACGTGCTGATGCTCGGCGGTGCGGTGCTGATCAACGTCGCCATCTGGCTGACGAAACAGCCGAATCAGGCGCCGCTTCTGACCTCCTACGCCCCCCTCCCCTCCTCGCCGTGGTTCTACCTCGGCGTGGTCGCCTTCCTGACCGGGGCCCTGGTGGCCGCGCTGCCCTTCCTCGCCACCATCTGGCACGAGAAGCGGGCGAACCCGGACGGCACCCTGCCGCTCGTCGCCTTCGGCGCCTTCATCACCTCCATCGTCGCCGCGGAGGCCATCGTCGGCGGCCTCATCACCTACGTCCCGACGCTCCTCTGGCGGGTCGGCGTCCTCGCCCACATCGACGCCGCGTGGTACCGACAGATGTACTGGATCGTCGGCCACGGCAGCCAGCAGATCAACCTGCTGGCGATGATCTCGGTGTGGTACTTCATGACCCACGTCGTCGGCGGCGCCGAAGTCGCGAGCGAGAAGGTGTCCCGGTCGGCCTTTGTCCTCTATCTCTTCTTCATCAACATGGGCGCGGCCCACCACCTGATGTCCGATCCCGGCGTCTCCGCCGCGTGGCGGGTCTGGAACACCTCCTACGCCGCCTACGGCGCCGTCATCGCAAGCATGATCCACGCCTTCGCCATCCCGGCCGGACTCGAAGTCGGCCGGCGGAAGCGCGGCGAGGGCGGCGGCACCTTCGGGTGGCTCTGGTCGGCGCCGTGGAAGGACCCCGGCTTCTCGGCGACGATTCTGTCGATCATCCTCTTTGGCTTCCTCGGCGGCATCACCGGTGTCATGATGGGGCAGATGCAGCTCAACATGACGTGGCACAACACGCTGGCGACCGTCGGCCACTTCCACGCCACCGTCGCCACCGGCACCACGCTGGCGTTCATGGGGCTCGGCTACTACGTCCTCCGCCTGGTGTTCGGCCGCGAGTGGATCGCGCGCCCGGTCGCGACGATCCAGCCCTACCTCTACGGCGGCGCCATGGGCATCACGTCGCTGATGATGATGTATCTCGGCATCCTCTACGGCATCCCGCGCCGGCATCCATCCGTGATGGACATCCCGGGCACCGAGTTCAGCTTCGCGGCCGCCCGGCCGCTGTTCGTCATCTTCGGCGTGATGGCCCTCGTCTCGATCCTCGGGGGCGCGCTGTTCGTCGTCGTCGCCGTCGGCTCCCTGCTCGGCGGCGACCGGTACGAGGGGTCGCTCCCGGTCGAACGGCCCACGGCCGTCGCGGACGGCGGGGACCACGACGACACCGCTCACCACCTCCTGAGCATGCGCGGCACCTTCATCCTCACCTCCATCTTCCTCGGGGTGTTCGTCGTGATGTGGGCGCTCAACTGGTACCTGCTCAGCCAGCTCTGGCAGGTCGGGTGA
- a CDS encoding protoheme IX farnesyltransferase: MLRELLSLTKPRIAALLCLTGTGATFAAGGLPLLDLAAFVLAGLGMAGGAAACNCYYDRDIDPVMGRTADRPLARGALAPRTALAFGVSLLAAATAVGLAALPTVSVAYMWLGVAAYVGLYTVLLKRRHWLGVVLGGSAGSFPVLAGWTAVRPLAAPAVVMAALVFVWTPAHAWALAVVYRDEFAAAGVATLPAVTTLERTRRAVWASAVGTVAVALLLLPDAGAAYAGSLVVGAPLFLLAYRPVHRVGGEPQAVRAFFTSNAFLAVAFVAWGVDGVVTGHALLTGTVAAVATATAFVGCWTARPSLRSVRAAPPPLWVSRAARACDRLRLRVTG; the protein is encoded by the coding sequence GTGCTCCGCGAACTCCTGTCGCTGACGAAACCCCGGATCGCCGCGCTCCTGTGTTTGACGGGCACGGGCGCGACGTTCGCGGCGGGCGGACTCCCACTCCTCGACCTCGCCGCGTTCGTCCTCGCGGGACTGGGAATGGCCGGCGGCGCCGCGGCCTGTAACTGCTACTACGACCGCGACATCGACCCCGTGATGGGCCGGACGGCCGACCGGCCGCTGGCTCGGGGTGCGCTCGCGCCACGAACGGCGCTCGCGTTCGGCGTCTCGCTGCTCGCCGCCGCGACGGCCGTCGGCCTCGCGGCGCTCCCGACCGTCTCGGTGGCGTACATGTGGCTCGGCGTCGCCGCGTACGTCGGCCTCTACACCGTCCTGTTGAAGCGGCGCCACTGGCTCGGCGTCGTCCTCGGTGGCTCCGCGGGGTCGTTCCCCGTTCTCGCCGGGTGGACCGCCGTCCGACCGCTCGCGGCCCCCGCCGTCGTCATGGCGGCGCTCGTGTTCGTCTGGACGCCCGCCCACGCGTGGGCGCTGGCTGTCGTCTACCGCGACGAATTCGCCGCGGCGGGCGTGGCGACGCTCCCCGCGGTCACGACGCTCGAACGCACCCGCCGGGCCGTCTGGGCGTCCGCCGTCGGCACCGTCGCCGTCGCCCTCCTGCTCCTTCCGGACGCGGGCGCCGCCTACGCCGGGAGCCTCGTCGTCGGCGCGCCGCTCTTTCTCCTCGCCTACCGACCCGTCCATCGCGTCGGCGGCGAACCGCAGGCGGTCCGCGCCTTCTTCACCTCGAACGCCTTCCTCGCCGTCGCGTTCGTCGCGTGGGGCGTCGACGGCGTGGTGACCGGGCACGCGCTGCTCACCGGAACCGTCGCCGCCGTGGCGACGGCCACCGCGTTCGTCGGGTGCTGGACCGCCCGGCCCAGCCTCCGGAGCGTCCGCGCCGCACCCCCACCGCTCTGGGTGAGTCGGGCGGCCCGGGCCTGCGACCGACTCCGGCTTCGGGTGACCGGCTAA